In Thermodesulforhabdus norvegica, a single window of DNA contains:
- a CDS encoding two-component system sensor histidine kinase NtrB, with product MLHREFFEPDLNRWLAVTVVPLHDEKGSVVSTLHFIQDVTEKRRFEEVRMLARKFETAMTIAGGIAHDFNNLLMIIAGNVEIAQKDISPDSPAYDKLSRAKEAVFRAADLVRRLLYATMHIHPHLCECDLNTLLPVWLADIMKKSPCRYDLTSYIEDARVIADPELLRRAFENVVKNAEEATGGKGGVKVSLWNRSVSASHPTLKGGSYIVVEIKDSGPGIKPELLYRVFDPYYSTKQRGTQKGMGLGLAESLSIMSAMGGTVEITSTEGSGTSVYLYIPKKEEETTLS from the coding sequence ATGCTTCACCGGGAGTTTTTTGAACCGGACCTTAACAGGTGGCTTGCCGTTACGGTTGTGCCCCTGCATGACGAAAAAGGTTCCGTTGTCTCAACCCTGCACTTCATACAGGATGTAACGGAAAAGAGGCGGTTTGAGGAAGTGCGAATGCTGGCAAGAAAGTTCGAGACTGCAATGACCATCGCCGGAGGCATAGCTCACGATTTTAACAACCTTTTGATGATAATAGCGGGTAATGTTGAAATTGCCCAGAAGGATATTTCTCCGGACTCCCCCGCCTACGACAAACTTTCAAGGGCGAAGGAAGCGGTATTCAGGGCGGCCGATCTTGTGAGAAGGCTCCTGTATGCAACAATGCACATTCATCCCCATCTGTGCGAATGTGATCTTAACACATTACTGCCGGTTTGGCTGGCCGATATCATGAAAAAATCGCCCTGCCGGTATGACTTAACGAGCTACATTGAAGATGCCAGAGTAATTGCAGACCCTGAGTTACTGAGAAGAGCCTTTGAAAACGTGGTGAAAAACGCCGAAGAGGCCACGGGTGGAAAAGGGGGTGTAAAGGTTTCTCTCTGGAACCGTTCTGTATCGGCAAGTCATCCCACCCTTAAAGGGGGATCATATATCGTTGTGGAAATCAAGGACTCAGGGCCGGGCATAAAACCGGAACTCCTTTACAGGGTGTTTGATCCCTACTACAGCACGAAGCAAAGGGGCACGCAGAAAGGTATGGGTCTGGGGCTTGCGGAAAGCCTTTCTATTATGAGCGCCATGGGAGGAACCGTTGAGATTACTTCAACCGAAGGAAGTGGT
- a CDS encoding FIST signal transduction protein, producing MSNEQGIYVEIGTGFSFHPEPAKACREAILKALENLGRYDPSVCFIFAAQRYATGEVPSTVTRLLGQIPVLGCTTAGEILNEPKKGSLSVVLIASPFLDVVGVWGAEGANRDYKKALRSIFSQGDLEGLLKDDYRRELRRSGKSIFGVMFTAGTTRSADTRAYEIFTSLREATSFEIPFFGGCAGNAPGERDENSVFVGNRVIADGVAVAIFETSLRHGMGMYHGFVPQDRSLMVTRVKGHEILELNGKPVMEVLPSLLGMPVSRLTEISVSALARKALGVKTREQRYQVIPMTYLTDRGTLRVAQPVSEGTALSLMIPGPDVEHVGEHAASMALWRANIRRPAVLFMFSCALVHVMMGQDLRNSEVECVRNMVGSCPVVGFYSFGEQGVARDGSNVACHGAVSCLALGNELTDAALTYLENRLLAEKLEIQTEKLKEAVRDWENTFNNAPFGIMVVDKDFVVRRMNRTLRNLLPPPPPRRWG from the coding sequence ATGAGCAACGAACAGGGGATTTACGTCGAAATCGGGACGGGTTTTTCTTTTCATCCCGAGCCGGCGAAGGCCTGCAGGGAGGCAATACTAAAGGCTTTAGAGAATTTAGGCCGTTATGATCCTTCGGTATGTTTTATTTTTGCCGCTCAGCGCTATGCCACAGGTGAAGTTCCCTCTACGGTTACCAGATTACTCGGGCAGATTCCCGTTCTCGGATGTACGACGGCGGGTGAAATCCTGAACGAGCCGAAAAAGGGGTCGCTGAGCGTTGTTCTGATTGCTTCCCCTTTTCTGGATGTCGTCGGGGTCTGGGGTGCTGAAGGTGCAAATCGTGATTATAAGAAGGCTCTTCGGTCGATTTTTTCTCAGGGGGATTTAGAGGGTCTGCTGAAAGACGATTACCGTAGAGAACTCAGGCGATCGGGGAAATCGATTTTCGGTGTTATGTTCACGGCAGGAACGACCAGATCCGCTGATACCAGAGCCTATGAGATATTTACCTCTCTCAGGGAAGCGACTTCCTTTGAAATTCCTTTTTTCGGAGGATGTGCGGGGAACGCTCCGGGAGAAAGAGACGAAAACAGCGTTTTCGTCGGGAACAGGGTAATTGCCGATGGAGTAGCCGTAGCGATTTTTGAAACCTCTCTTCGTCACGGTATGGGCATGTATCACGGTTTTGTGCCTCAGGATAGGAGCCTGATGGTTACCAGAGTGAAGGGCCATGAGATTCTGGAACTTAACGGTAAACCGGTAATGGAAGTCCTGCCGTCACTTCTGGGCATGCCCGTTTCCAGGTTAACGGAAATAAGCGTTTCGGCTCTTGCCCGTAAGGCCCTGGGTGTGAAAACCCGGGAGCAGAGATATCAGGTTATTCCCATGACCTACCTTACGGATCGGGGAACTCTCAGGGTGGCACAGCCCGTGTCGGAAGGGACTGCCCTTTCACTCATGATCCCGGGGCCTGATGTGGAGCATGTGGGAGAGCATGCCGCGTCAATGGCTTTATGGCGGGCCAATATACGGCGCCCTGCCGTTCTTTTCATGTTTTCCTGCGCTCTGGTTCATGTGATGATGGGTCAGGATCTGAGGAATTCGGAAGTGGAGTGTGTCAGGAATATGGTCGGATCCTGCCCCGTTGTGGGGTTCTATTCTTTTGGCGAACAGGGGGTAGCCCGAGACGGGTCCAATGTTGCGTGTCATGGAGCCGTTTCCTGTCTTGCTCTGGGAAATGAACTGACCGATGCGGCTCTGACTTATCTGGAAAATCGGCTGCTTGCAGAAAAACTCGAAATCCAGACCGAAAAGCTCAAAGAGGCCGTGCGGGATTGGGAAAATACCTTTAACAACGCCCCCTTCGGCATCATGGTGGTAGATAAGGACTTTGTCGTTCGCAGGATGAACAGGACTTTGCGTAATCTTTTACCCCCCCCCCCCCCCCGGAGGTGGGGGTGA
- a CDS encoding M24 family metallopeptidase: MKEARIEKVRKWMASAGLDAFIVTEPENRYYLSGFSAEDPIPSEISGFLLITETELAILTDARYGEQAEGEAPDFDVLLYGNEGACETVARVLAESGAKRCAFEDHHLSVETFRAISDALKEMGKSVEFVPARRCVEGMRAVKDEEEIELIRESLQLTESVMEEVLHLLGKGLSERDIAWFTERRMRETGAEALAFPPIVASGPRSALPHASPTHRIPGLGEPVVIDIGARKNRYCSDMTRTFFLGQIPRKWIERYKIVREAQMAAQEAIKPGIMTDQVDRIARKIIEDAGYGDLFGHGLGHGVGLAVHELPRLRKSSSTMLEPNMIVTVEPGIYFKGEGGIRLENMVRVTEGGFEILNRKSLFILED, encoded by the coding sequence ATGAAAGAGGCGAGAATTGAAAAAGTTCGAAAGTGGATGGCTTCGGCGGGACTCGATGCCTTCATCGTAACGGAACCGGAGAACCGGTACTACCTGAGCGGATTTTCCGCCGAAGATCCCATTCCTTCAGAAATATCGGGTTTTCTCTTAATAACGGAAACAGAGCTGGCAATTCTGACCGATGCTCGATACGGCGAGCAGGCGGAAGGCGAAGCCCCCGATTTTGATGTCCTCCTTTACGGCAATGAAGGGGCCTGCGAAACGGTTGCCCGCGTTCTTGCGGAATCAGGCGCAAAAAGGTGCGCTTTTGAAGATCACCACCTGAGCGTTGAAACCTTCCGGGCAATTTCCGATGCTCTGAAGGAAATGGGTAAGTCGGTGGAATTCGTGCCGGCCAGGCGATGCGTCGAGGGTATGAGGGCGGTTAAGGACGAGGAAGAAATCGAGCTAATTCGAGAATCTCTTCAGCTCACCGAAAGTGTGATGGAAGAAGTCCTGCATCTTCTTGGAAAAGGGCTTTCGGAGCGTGATATTGCGTGGTTTACTGAAAGGCGCATGAGAGAAACGGGGGCAGAGGCCCTTGCTTTCCCGCCCATCGTTGCAAGTGGCCCGCGATCTGCACTGCCTCACGCCTCGCCCACCCATCGCATACCCGGCCTCGGCGAACCCGTAGTGATCGACATAGGAGCCCGCAAAAACCGCTACTGCTCTGATATGACCCGGACCTTTTTTCTCGGGCAGATTCCCCGAAAATGGATAGAACGGTACAAAATAGTTCGGGAAGCACAGATGGCCGCCCAGGAAGCAATCAAACCCGGGATTATGACAGACCAGGTGGACCGTATTGCAAGGAAAATCATCGAGGATGCGGGATACGGTGACCTTTTCGGTCACGGTCTCGGTCACGGGGTGGGGCTTGCCGTACATGAACTGCCACGCCTGAGAAAGTCTTCCTCGACAATGCTCGAGCCCAATATGATCGTAACGGTCGAACCGGGCATATACTTTAAGGGCGAAGGCGGTATAAGACTGGAGAACATGGTCAGGGTTACGGAGGGAGGCTTTGAAATATTAAACCGCAAGAGCCTGTTTATCCTGGAGGACTGA
- a CDS encoding ferredoxin--NADP reductase has product MGYSVRVVDRVSKTGTVAVLKLEKPRGFAFKPGQWTVLSLPEKGFSDEKGLARPLSIASAPFEDFLLFATGLSESAFKKTLQRLSAGDEVFVDDPRGNLVFPEEAEGPVVMIAGGVGITPFRSMVLHALKTGWTHPLALFYSSKTPEEAVFLQEFFEWSGRFKNFTFVPTMTRVSPGQGGWDGETGRVSVELIGKHFDSWRDAIYFVAGPPSMVDATQKMLAGMGIVQERIKLEGFGTGR; this is encoded by the coding sequence GTGGGTTACAGCGTCAGGGTGGTCGATCGGGTATCCAAGACGGGAACCGTTGCGGTTTTGAAGCTTGAGAAACCGCGCGGATTCGCCTTTAAGCCCGGTCAGTGGACGGTTTTGTCGCTTCCCGAAAAGGGCTTTTCCGACGAAAAAGGGCTTGCTCGGCCCTTAAGTATAGCTTCGGCTCCTTTCGAGGACTTCCTTCTCTTTGCAACAGGGCTTTCGGAAAGTGCCTTCAAAAAAACGCTTCAAAGGTTATCTGCCGGTGATGAGGTATTTGTAGATGATCCCCGGGGGAATCTGGTTTTTCCCGAAGAGGCCGAAGGGCCGGTTGTAATGATCGCAGGTGGTGTTGGCATAACACCCTTCCGCTCGATGGTTTTACATGCTCTGAAGACGGGATGGACTCACCCTCTGGCTCTTTTTTATTCCAGCAAAACCCCCGAAGAAGCGGTTTTTCTGCAGGAGTTTTTCGAATGGTCCGGCCGGTTTAAGAATTTTACCTTCGTACCCACGATGACCAGGGTATCTCCGGGGCAGGGCGGATGGGATGGTGAAACAGGTAGAGTTTCTGTGGAGTTGATCGGGAAACACTTCGACTCCTGGCGGGATGCTATCTACTTTGTGGCCGGTCCGCCTTCGATGGTCGATGCAACGCAAAAAATGCTTGCAGGGATGGGGATTGTTCAGGAGCGAATAAAGCTCGAAGGATTTGGAACGGGACGGTGA